A genomic window from Cloacibacillus sp. includes:
- the meaB gene encoding methylmalonyl Co-A mutase-associated GTPase MeaB: MNKLLERALAGDTRSIGRLISLVEADSPTSKEIMKAVYPKTGRAQVIGITGSPGAGKSTFVNRLIAQFRAEGKQVGVIAIDPSSPFTGGAILGDRLRMQDHAVEEGVFIRSMGSRGNLGGVSRGTHEGALILDACGFDVVIIETVGVGQSEVDIVKIADTVCLILTPGMGDDVQIMKAGIMEIADVFVVNKADKEGADKVAADVQVMLKMLGEREWVPPVALVSSNKNTGIDEVKEIIKNHSAYLHNSEEGKRRRWSQLEMEVEAILRGEISLLVENAWKERRTDSLMDELSSRKADPYTLASEIIQKIIK, from the coding sequence TAGCCGGAGATACGAGATCGATCGGACGCCTCATAAGTCTCGTCGAGGCGGATTCCCCCACATCCAAAGAGATCATGAAGGCCGTCTATCCAAAGACCGGCAGGGCACAGGTAATCGGTATTACAGGCAGCCCAGGAGCGGGGAAGAGCACCTTTGTGAACCGTCTTATAGCGCAGTTCAGAGCAGAGGGCAAGCAGGTAGGCGTCATCGCTATAGACCCCTCAAGCCCCTTCACAGGCGGCGCGATACTGGGAGACCGCTTGCGCATGCAGGACCACGCCGTTGAGGAGGGCGTATTTATCCGCAGCATGGGTTCCCGCGGCAACCTCGGCGGCGTCAGCCGCGGCACACACGAAGGGGCGCTGATCCTCGACGCCTGCGGCTTCGACGTCGTGATAATCGAGACCGTCGGCGTCGGGCAGTCTGAGGTCGACATCGTGAAGATCGCGGACACCGTCTGCCTCATCCTCACCCCCGGCATGGGCGACGACGTGCAGATAATGAAGGCCGGCATCATGGAGATCGCCGACGTATTCGTCGTCAACAAGGCCGACAAAGAGGGGGCGGACAAGGTGGCCGCCGACGTTCAGGTGATGCTCAAGATGCTCGGCGAGCGCGAATGGGTGCCGCCGGTGGCGCTCGTCTCATCGAACAAAAATACCGGCATCGACGAGGTAAAGGAGATCATCAAAAATCACAGCGCCTACCTCCACAACAGCGAAGAGGGCAAACGCCGCCGCTGGTCGCAGCTTGAGATGGAGGTCGAAGCGATCCTGAGGGGCGAAATATCGCTGCTCGTGGAAAACGCCTGGAAGGAGCGCCGAACTGATTCTCTGATGGATGAACTTTCATCAAGAAAGGCCG